The window AAAGACTCGCTGGATCAGTGGACGTGATTGTTGTGAACCCGCCTTATGTGCCAACACCGGAATACGAAGTTGGAATGGAAGGTATCGCCTCTGCTTGGGCTGGAGGTGAGAATGGCCGGACGGTTATTGATAAAATCTTGCCAGTGGTTGATGTTTTGCTCTCGGAGAAAGGTTGGCTCTACTTGGTGACATTAACTTCGAATTACCCTGTAGAGATCTGTCTGATGATGAGAAAGAAAGGTTACGCGTCGAGAATTGTGGTACAGAGATCAACAGAAGAGGAGAATCTCCTTATCCTCAAGTTCTGGAGAGacaaggatgatgatgataaggagAGCAAGGACAAGGAGGAGGAGATATCATCACCAACGTTTGTTTCTCAGTTTTATAAATCTTTATCATTGCTTATGGAGAAGAAACAACGGCGTTGATACCACAAAGATCTCATAAATCATTCTTTGTTATGAAGTTTGTTGTAAGCACTATGATTTAGtggagtttagtatttgattttttgaaagTTCACTACACTTTGTAAGAGAAGAAAGCTCAAATACAGTAACCAAACACAGGAGCGTTGTATGATGACGTGGCAGAAGAAGAGTGGACGTTCATATAAAACCCAGCAAAGTACCGTCATCGTAAACTTTTTCTGGAAATTCCAAAAATACCCTCGAAATTACAAAGACGGTCAAGGGTAGCATAGGCATGTATAAATAGGTATAAGATGGGGCATAAAGGCATCCCCAAATCCAAGTCGGtgagcttctctctctctcataaacAGATctaaaaaaccaaagaaacgagagaacaaaatcagaaggctctctcctcttcttacatatatataaaagcacAGATTTATAAATCTTTGTTTCCCTCTCCCACCCGATTCTTTTGTATAAAAGCTTCAACCTTTCCTCAATTCTTCAGTCTCCCTTTCGCCTAATTCCTTCATCGTTTCAAAGCTACGAAACCCTAGTTTTCGTGTTCAAAGCTCGGATTCGCTCGCTCCTTATCGAAAGGTCTAAACTTTAATCCTCTCTCATCATGGGTTTTTGTTCTGAGTGTAACCTCTTGAATACGATTGGATCTTATGTGTGTCATCGTTGTTTTGGaagattgaaaattttaaaattgtctcTCAAATAATTGAAACCCTTTTGGTGTAGTTATCTGATAAGACTTTTATAGCATATTCTCTtgtattgattttggttttgtgtaaTTATTTAGAGGGAATGGCTGAACAAGGATTGGAAGGGAGTAATCCAGTGGACCTTAGCAAGCATCCTTCAGGGATTGTTCCTACTCTTCAGTGAGTTCCTTTTGTTCCTTTGTTTTACTCTCTTtaaggttttgtgtttttaactCTTGTGGATAATAATAATACgtctttttgatgtttttgttacAGAAACATTGTTTCTACGGTGAACTTAGACTGCAAGCTAGATCTTAAAGCTATAGCTTTGCAGGCTCGGAATGCTGAATATAATCCTAAGGTATTTGCATTCTTTTGttacattttgttttggttaacgGTCAACAAGTTTGTTTGGAATGCGTTTGTCACCTTGAATGCCGTCCTTTGTTGTTTACCTGAGGATATAAAGAAGTGGTGGTCTATCCTACTGTGGCCATAGCTAAGTTTGTCTAACTTAAAGGTCTCGTTTTATGTTTTCAGCGTTTTGCTGCGGTGATAATGAGAATCAGAGAACCGAAGACTACAGCATTAATATTCGCTTCAGGGAAAATGGTATATCTCTTGGTTGGCAATACTTTTTCATACTACTGATATTTTGATTCTGGTTTGAATTCTCTTCTTAATTTGGGGTATAATCTACAATTAGGTCTGTACTGGAGCGAAGAGCGAGTACTTTTCAAAGATGGCTGCAAGGAaggtaactttttttgtttttcgaacCTCTTTTGTTTAACTTGGTTATAGCTATTTTGACAGAATCtggatcttttcttctttcctttagcTATAATCCGGATGTGTTATGCTAATAGTCGTATGTTTTGTTGTGTAGTATGCTAGGATTGTGCAGAAATTGGGATTCCCTGCAAAATTCAAGGTACAATTTCTACCAATACTTTTCCCACtgtcattattttttcttagctTTGTTTGTGCTAAATATTTTCATGACTACATCCTGCAGGATTTCAAGATTCAGAATATAGTAGGTTCTTGTGATGTCAAATTTCCTATAAGACTTGAAGGTCTTGCTTACTCTCACGCTGCTTTCTCAAGTGTAAGTGATCTGATCGTGAAACCATTATTGTTTTTATGTTGAACTTCAAATAGCATAGTTAGAAGTTAAACGTCAAACTTTTTGAGATAAAAACGTTGTTCTGATGGCCAATTTACCTCTCTCTCACACATATTGGGGTTTCCAGTATGAGCCCGAGCTCTTCCCAGGGCTTATTTACAGGATGAAAGTGCCAAAAATCGTTCTTCTAATCTTTGTCTCTGGGAAGATCGTGATCACAGGAGCCAAGgtaaaatctctctttctcttgctaTGTCTCTCTAGTCTCTAGCCTCTAGCTCTTCTGCCATCTGATAAAATCCTGAGGTCACTCGCTATCAGATGAGAGACGAGACCTACAGAGCCTTTGAGAATATATACCCCGTCCTCACGGAGTTCAGGAAGATACAGCAATAGTATGTAACACACACTTTAacttttctcatctttcttagttttggttgatttttcgATTTATAATTGCATGAACGTAATTgttgtgtttaatttttataggaTCACagatttggaggatttgttcCCTGCGAAACTAGTTGTGCGGTCTTAGCACCTTGGAGTTGCTAAAGCTTGCTGAGAATCTGGCCCTTGAACAAAGGCTTTCACAGTCTAGCTAGACTCTCACCTTGTGTTTTGGTTCATAATAGAACATTTGTAAATACACAATGGAAATTCCAAAGACAATTCTTCGGTTCTTTTTCCAAGATGTGTCTTACATGTATCCTCTTCACTTCCCACATATGTTAAATGTACAACTTTAACTCAGTGTTGAGCACCAGCTTCGAAAGTCTTGTTTAGCATAGAGAAGTCAAATCTTAACGACGATGGAGAGTTCCAAGAACATAGGGTGAATACAGAAAATGATTGTAGAATACACTACATGTATAAATCCATTACACAGTCGCTTTGATTCAATCACTACTTCCAAGATAAGAGGCAGAGGTCATGTACATTGTACAAAGCTCAGGTTCATTAGTTTGCAATGAAAGATATTGGCGAAAAGATACTAATCTAGTTTAGCATAGAGCAGCCAAGATTGTGAACAAAGATTGAGAGTTTACGTACATAGATTAAATGCAGAATGACCTGAACCACTAACTACGGTTGcagacttgttttttttactctcaAGAAGCAACACTCAACTATAGTTGCAGAGATCTCGGCCCCAAAGCCTCCTGTAACAGGAGCTTCATGGCTAGTCTGCAACCAAAACAAGCAAATACATACTATAAAGTTAGGACACACCATCCAACATTCTCGTATAAGCTAACCAAATGTTCTCTTTTGTTAGTCTCAGAAGTGTACGATCAGGCGTCTGCTAAGAAGAGACATTGGAAATGGAATACATATACTTCTGCCTCAGATAAAGGTATCAACAATAAGCTTTTGGTAAGAAGATGCACTTTGATAACAGGGGCATGACAGAACAAAGCAGGGACTGAGAGTGGTACTGTCCACCTTGACCACCAGCTCCGTACGATGCCCTTATCGTAAGCCGTACAAGTTCCATACAACCTTAACCAGTTAAAAAGTTGACAATTGGGAGTCTCAAAACCAGAAGATCCACTACAAGATATGATTACCTCCACATTTAAACTGGCTGCCACTAGGGTATCTGAACTTTGCAGCCTCATTAACAATCTAGAAGGTAGAGTTTATTCAACCGCATAAAGACGAAATCGTTAACGTTTATTGTTGGAGTCTTATAAACCACCAAGGATAGTTAGGAGTATGATTACTTGAACGgatttaaaagagagagagagagagagagagagagagagagaaatatgaATAGTTATGTTCCTTGCGAGTGGGGAGATTTATTTAGGGACTACTGGACTAGAGACCATCTCCGGGAGAGAGCCATACGCACCGGAGAAGTTATATTGAGTTTAAGAGGTATCCATGGAACTGGTAAGCGTGCTAGTGGGACATATTGTTTTCAGGTCACATTGAGAATATCATGTTTTTGTAGGTAAGACTAGTCTTCATAGTTCACTATTTGGGTTTCCAAAGACTGTTTATTACCAAGAACAgatacatatttaaaaattaatagcGAGAGTTGAGAatttcatttgtaaatataCTGAAACAAGTATGACAACTCTTGACTCCATCAGACAGATTCTTCATCAACTTTGTGCAGTCATTGATCTCAAAATGACAGACTCTAAATTAAGAGTTAAAAAGTTGATTGTAGCCAGACAAACATCAAAGACATATTCAACAGAAACTGACACAGAAAAGActagaatattattttaaaaaagcaCTGATCTGATATAATGTGAACCAAACAAGGATTTCATGTTATTTACAAAAGCCTAGCTAGTGATAAAACATGCATATATAGATGTAAAATTCATAGAGCGATATGTTGAAACTTGAATACTATAAACTTCTCCATGGATTGAAATCCAAACTAGTTTCAACCGGAATAAGAATGATCTTCATGGTAAGGAGGCTGgttgagatcaaaccctaatGGGCTCTTAGCTTCATCTGGAGAATCATTCACCTCCACTTCAATTTCCATCTTTATCTTCATATCAACAATCAAACCCTTCTTATCATCCATCCCATCATCACCTAATAccttatctttttctttgtagcAACTTGAACTTCTTACCTCGGCTTTGGGTGATTCCATAGCTTTCTTCATCCCATCGTACTTGCTTGAAGTGTAAGCGATCATCATAAGAATGTAAGCAGCTTCTTGAACATCAGCGGTCACACGACTCATCATCATGGATCTACTCATCACACCGTCcacctcctcctcatcatcatcgtcattatcatcatcacccaAATAGCTGAGCTTGAACTTGTCTTGTGGTGGAGGAGGTCGTATCCCTTTCCAACTCCGGTCAGGATGTCTCCTCATATGTCCGAACAAAGAGTGCATCGTTTGAAATGCTTTTCCACAAAGACAACACCTAATCTTACCTTCCATGTCAGTACTAATCAGATCTATCTCTTTCTCCTTGTCtttcttcaccaaaccaatctttctcttgttcttcttcgtcatcttcaacttcttcttcatctttcccTTGTTATTGTACTCAGTCGAGTGGATCCTCACGTGACCACCATAAGCCTTACCAGAGCTAAACTGTTTCTTACAAATCACACAGAAGTGTTTCCTTTGCGGAAGCTGCTGCTGAGTAGAGGActcatcctcttcatcttcaCTTCTTTCATCAGGTAAGTTCACCTTCACCCCGATTTTTCTCCGGTGAAACTCTTCAGATTCCGATGAAGAAGATTCATCACCGTAAGCGTCTCTTATTCTCTTCAACATCTTCTAAACctctagagaagaagaaagaaatgcaatttacttcttttttttttttttggttaaacgtTTTGAGAAATGTTTATTAACTTTGCATTTTGGCTTATGGAAACAATAAAATCTGAGCGAGATTTAAGCAAAAGATTTATGACTAATGGTATTCTTTCTCTCTATGTATGACTATGAGGAGAGAGTAGCTATAGGGATTTGTAGAGATTTTGAAGCCTAATTAATTGTGATTAGccaaaggagagagagaagaaaccggaTTAAGAAGATTTCActgtttgcatttgcatttatCTATTTACCTATTTTGGatgtcaaatttatttataaaccgttgtattattattatttatattcattttagATTAAAACGAAACAACTTTTGAGAACACGGTTATGATTTCATCGAAGAAAATCTAATTTGGTTAAAAGAATTATACTAGGATATTATTAgtgtgttttatttaatttgaactttatatAAGCTTTTATCAATCTCCAAAACAATATCTACTAACCCTTGCATATACATTCAAATGAATGAAAATCAAACATTTGACAACTTGTATAAACGTTTTGGATCATAgtataacatttttttggtgaatatttttttttaagttgtttctAGCTTTATATAAACCTCTCCTGATTCAAAATGTATGAAATTTCaatatccatttttaaaaatattttacttctATAACTGTTTAACTTTATATTGATAGAAGGTATTATCAAATATTGTCAAGATTTTGACCTATTTTTCAAAACTGAAACTATTTTGAAACTTCCAAACTAATATCGTTTAACAATAATTACTTTGACAAATGAGCAAAATGGCAGTTTTCCCATCATTTTCGAAGAATCTTGCAAACAATTCACACAGATTAGTATCAAGTATCAACTTGTGAGCCAAGGAAGAATTAGCAACGAAAACGATAATAGATGAGGTATACTAGTAGATATATATACGAAACGAAACAAGCCTTGTTTTTGGTTGGCATGTAGAAACAGAGAAGGGAGTATCATCCAGGCCACAACAAACTCTGCATAAACGCTCAACTATACTTGCAGAGGTATTATCCCCAAAGCCACCCCTGTAACAGGATCTTCATGGCTAATCTGCAACCgaagaaagcaaaaacatttACCCGCTCAAGGTAGGACAATGCTGCTTCCCGGAGGAGCTTCACTGAGGTCTCAACGATTTCTTTATCCCAAAGGATCAGAGTCTTGAGATCTATCAAATCACATGATattcatttttacaaaaatattgtgTTTAAGTCATCTGATTTACCCAAAGACTTGTGAAGTATtgcaaaacattaaaaaaaaactaccgtTTTCCGCGTCAAGACATGATTGTTCCATGATATTGAGATGTGCTCCACATCCAACAAGATGTTGAGACCACTAAGATGTTGAGATGGCAATAACTGGATAACACTGTAAAAGAATTTTTGACCACTAAGATGTTGTAATAGCAATGAGACctggaaacaaaacaacaacagaaGAAGTAACCGTTGCAGCCAAACCAATGCCGAAACCATCATTGCCTTGCTCGCCAAGAGGAGGTGAAGACTGAAGTTTCGTGTTTTCCTGAATCGTTGAGCTAATCCAACATCTTCCCCAAATACATAAGACCTTGATTCATGTGGCTCCAAATAcattatcaataataaattaaaatgtatcCAAGTAAGTAACATGGATTTTAGGAATAAAACATGAGAAAGTCTCGTTGAGGATCGGTTTATAAGGCCAAGTGATCTGTAGAGCTTAATTGATAGCAGAGTATGATAGCTGAATGTGTAGAGCTTGATTGATAGCATAGTAAGTCCTACCAATTTCATTGTAGAAGAGCTGCCATTTACACAGAAGTTGAGACTCTTTCCAAGTAGTTTTCAGATTGATACTGACAAATTTTTGATACTTTCAGCTGGCAATCTCAAGCTAAGCCTATCACGGCGTTTACCACATCAGCTAACGAATGCATTAAAAAGGTGAAATGGAAATAGTGCTTACACTTTTTTGGTTTAGGTACTCTTCTTCAATCTATTGATGCCAACTAGATTATGAGATTGATTCAGATAATTTTGGAGAGTTACATAAGCAAGAAAATGTGGCCAGGGCCACCTTAGATTCTAAAGAACTCATCAAACAGAGtctgaaaccaaaacaagaaacaaaagaaacgaaaaacGAAGGAGACAAACTCTGCCTAAAATCCaacagaaatcaaaaacaaaatcccaCCCTgcttttatctcttctttttctcctctaATTCTTCCCACAATTTAGTAGGTCCTATACGGCATTTTTACAGGGTAGGGatcaacataaaatgaaaattaaaaaaaaaaaaacaagataaactTGTAACGACGATgcgattaaaagaaaaagaaaatgaaaacaagaaagatttgaaagaaaaaataactggGATTTAAAACTTCTAAGGGCAAAGAAAAGGAGGATCGCCTCAGGTACTAAAGAAGCTCCCTTCCCATGCCTGCTTCAAGGCTCACGGCAGTCTTTCTTCTCAAGAGAAACTGTAAACGGGATTGTTCATAACTTCTCTCTTGTCCGTTTTACGCTCAAGCCGTGAGCAACATCCTCTAAGCTAGCAACCATTTGCCACCACATCAACTGGGACTGGTTTAGCAACAGATCCATTCTCAGCAACCTTGACATCACCAGTTGTTTGAACTGCTGAAGGAGAATCTTTACTCGCTGAATCCGCAGCTGcagattcctttttttcttcgcTCGTCTTCTCCTCACTTACCTGTTAAGTTTTTAATTCATTAGAAACATTCTGAGTTACATATGCttaaatgaaaaaatttctGAAACTGTTTACTTGTTCTTACCTGTTTCTGGGTTTGCTGCTGCTTGGCTTTCTTCTCCAAGATAGTCTTCTGTCGAACCTCGTAGAAtgaaaaatcatccaaaatgcaAGTCTTACTGCTACGCTCCTTGAAAATTTTCACAATCTTTAAACCTTGCTCCAACTTGACCTAacatgattaaaagaaaaacttcagCACAAGAAGACTATGTTAATCAGTAAAATAAGCCATCAAGATATGTCAAAAATCTTTACCTCTTGTGTGTCTCTGCTGTTAGTAACAGGTTTGTTCTCATTGTTCTCAAGAGTGATATGtttcagcaaactgtttggaaCATCCTTCACAACATGCCACTTGAGGGGGAAAGAGCCAGTCCACTTATCTTGCTGCCAGTACTCCACATTTGTGTTGAAATCTACTGGTCCTGTCATTTCAGCAAGACCAACAAATTGTCCACTTGCATTAACCTGAAAGACAAAATGGAGTATACAGCTCAATATCCTAAAATGTAGTATAAAGATCACACCATTTGATTTTCAGAATTATGTACACAccgagaaaaagagaaagatgggACAGCCGCCAGGTTTCTGCTGAGCTTCCTGGTATGCGGCAGCAAGCTTCTTGTTTCCATTTGGTGTGCTAGCCCAAACATTATATTTGATGCTCTTGTGCACATCATCTTCACTGTACGACTTGATGATAAAGAACATGGCATTTGCATAATCCACTGGGAAATCTTCCTTGTTGTACTGTTCTCTGTCAGGAACAACAACACATGTGCTATCCGCCTCCCCAACCTCAGTTACATTTGGTTCTCCAGTCTGCTCCTTAACCTCTAAGCTATCTTCTAAATTTCCCTTCTGGTTCTTTGTGCCCTTAGCTCTAGGTCCCCTGTTAAGTTCATTCAAACCATCTACATTGTTCTCATTTCCGTAGAAGTAACTGTTACCCCTTCCCCAGCTTCTGTATTTGTTGTCTGCGGTCACCC is drawn from Camelina sativa cultivar DH55 chromosome 1, Cs, whole genome shotgun sequence and contains these coding sequences:
- the LOC104777929 gene encoding hemK methyltransferase family member 2-like; this translates as MSSKIASIRLVSSHREVYEPCDDSFALVDALLADRTNLIEHNPKVCMEIGCGSGYVITSLILLLKSEVHGVHYLATDTNPIAARVTKETLEAHGVNADVICADIATGLDKRLAGSVDVIVVNPPYVPTPEYEVGMEGIASAWAGGENGRTVIDKILPVVDVLLSEKGWLYLVTLTSNYPVEICLMMRKKGYASRIVVQRSTEEENLLILKFWRDKDDDDKESKDKEEEISSPTFVSQFYKSLSLLMEKKQRR
- the LOC104777939 gene encoding TATA-box-binding protein 1; protein product: MAEQGLEGSNPVDLSKHPSGIVPTLQNIVSTVNLDCKLDLKAIALQARNAEYNPKRFAAVIMRIREPKTTALIFASGKMVCTGAKSEYFSKMAARKYARIVQKLGFPAKFKDFKIQNIVGSCDVKFPIRLEGLAYSHAAFSSYEPELFPGLIYRMKVPKIVLLIFVSGKIVITGAKMRDETYRAFENIYPVLTEFRKIQQ
- the LOC104704634 gene encoding uncharacterized protein LOC104704634 — translated: MLKRIRDAYGDESSSSESEEFHRRKIGVKVNLPDERSEDEEDESSTQQQLPQRKHFCVICKKQFSSGKAYGGHVRIHSTEYNNKGKMKKKLKMTKKNKRKIGLVKKDKEKEIDLISTDMEGKIRCCLCGKAFQTMHSLFGHMRRHPDRSWKGIRPPPPQDKFKLSYLGDDDNDDDDEEEVDGVMSRSMMMSRVTADVQEAAYILMMIAYTSSKYDGMKKAMESPKAEVRSSSCYKEKDKVLGDDGMDDKKGLIVDMKIKMEIEVEVNDSPDEAKSPLGFDLNQPPYHEDHSYSG